Proteins encoded together in one Streptomyces roseifaciens window:
- a CDS encoding acyl-CoA dehydrogenase family protein — protein sequence MAEFTMELNEDQRGVRDWIHGFAAEVMRPAAAEWDEREEFPWPVVQEAARIGLYSLDFYAQQFFDPTGLGVPMAMEELFWGDAGLGLAITGTGLAAIGVLTNGTEEQIGTWLPQMYGDADDVKIAAFCSSEPDAGSDVSAMRTRAVYDEAKDEWVLDGTKTWATNGGIANVHVVVAVVDPGLGARGHASFVVPPGTPGLSQGQKFKKHGIRASHTAEVVLDGVRLPGHCLLGGKDKLDERLARARERVRTGGARTHNAAMATFEASRPTVGAQAVGIARAAYEVALDYAQTRHQFGRPVIDNQGVAFQLADMRTRIDAARLLVWRASWMASAGKPFTAAEGSMSKLFAGETAKAVTAQAMQILGGNGYTREYPVERMHRDAAIYTIFEGTSEIQRLVIARTISDVPIR from the coding sequence ATGGCCGAATTCACGATGGAGCTCAACGAGGACCAGCGGGGGGTGCGCGACTGGATCCACGGCTTCGCGGCCGAGGTGATGCGCCCGGCCGCCGCCGAGTGGGACGAGCGCGAGGAGTTCCCGTGGCCGGTCGTCCAGGAGGCCGCCCGCATCGGGCTGTACTCGCTCGACTTCTACGCCCAGCAGTTCTTCGACCCCACCGGCCTCGGCGTCCCCATGGCCATGGAGGAGCTCTTCTGGGGCGACGCCGGCCTCGGCCTCGCCATCACCGGGACCGGGCTCGCCGCCATCGGCGTCCTCACCAACGGCACCGAGGAGCAGATCGGCACCTGGCTCCCGCAGATGTACGGCGACGCCGACGACGTGAAGATCGCCGCCTTCTGCTCCTCCGAGCCGGACGCGGGCTCGGACGTCTCGGCCATGCGCACCCGCGCCGTCTACGACGAGGCCAAGGACGAATGGGTCCTCGACGGGACGAAGACCTGGGCGACGAACGGCGGCATCGCGAACGTGCACGTCGTCGTCGCGGTCGTCGACCCCGGGCTGGGCGCGCGCGGCCACGCCTCCTTCGTCGTCCCGCCGGGCACCCCGGGGCTCTCCCAGGGGCAGAAGTTCAAGAAGCACGGCATCCGCGCCTCGCACACCGCCGAGGTCGTCCTCGACGGCGTCCGCCTGCCCGGCCACTGCCTCCTCGGCGGCAAGGACAAGCTGGACGAGCGCCTGGCCCGCGCCCGCGAGCGCGTGCGCACCGGCGGTGCCCGTACGCACAACGCCGCCATGGCCACCTTCGAGGCCTCCCGCCCCACGGTCGGCGCCCAGGCCGTCGGCATCGCCCGCGCCGCGTACGAGGTGGCGCTCGACTACGCCCAGACGCGCCACCAGTTCGGCCGGCCCGTCATCGACAACCAGGGCGTCGCCTTCCAGCTCGCGGACATGCGCACCCGCATCGACGCGGCCCGGCTGCTGGTGTGGCGCGCGTCCTGGATGGCCAGCGCGGGCAAGCCCTTCACCGCGGCGGAGGGCTCGATGTCCAAGCTGTTCGCGGGCGAGACGGCGAAGGCCGTCACGGCCCAGGCCATGCAGATCCTCGGCGGGAACGGCTACACGCGCGAGTATCCGGTGGAACGGATGCACCGGGATGCGGCCATTTACACCATTTTTGAGGGCACGAGCGAGATCCAGCGGCTGGTGATCGCCCGTACGATCTCCGACGTGCCGATCCGGTGA
- a CDS encoding TetR family transcriptional regulator yields METSQREDQQHAAERRRKELLEAADRVVLREGPGASMNAIAAEAGITKPILYRHFGDKGGLYRALAARHTDALLVGLRAALDAPAERRDRVERTLDSYLAAIEARPQVYRFLMHPADEGHPSEQGFDVGRHSAPLLRRMGEELAQVISERVDLGPDSDELSRAWGHGIVGMMHAAGDWWLRERPFPREHLVRHLADLLWGRLASSGDLPGGPGF; encoded by the coding sequence ATGGAAACCAGTCAGCGGGAGGACCAGCAGCATGCGGCGGAGCGGCGCCGCAAGGAGCTGCTCGAGGCGGCGGACCGGGTGGTGCTGCGCGAGGGGCCCGGTGCGTCGATGAACGCCATCGCGGCCGAGGCGGGCATCACCAAGCCCATCCTCTACCGGCACTTCGGCGACAAGGGCGGGCTCTACCGCGCCCTGGCGGCCCGGCACACCGACGCGCTGCTCGTGGGGCTGCGGGCCGCGCTGGACGCCCCCGCCGAGCGCCGCGACCGCGTCGAGCGGACGCTCGACAGCTACCTCGCGGCCATAGAGGCCCGGCCGCAGGTCTACCGCTTCCTGATGCACCCCGCCGACGAGGGCCACCCCTCCGAGCAGGGCTTCGACGTCGGGCGGCACTCCGCTCCCCTGCTGCGGCGGATGGGCGAGGAGCTCGCCCAGGTCATATCGGAGCGCGTCGACCTCGGTCCCGACAGCGACGAGCTGTCGCGCGCCTGGGGCCACGGCATCGTCGGCATGATGCACGCCGCCGGCGACTGGTGGCTGCGCGAGCGCCCCTTCCCCCGGGAGCACCTGGTGCGCCACCTCGCGGACCTGCTGTGGGGACGGCTCGCCTCCTCGGGCGACCTGCCGGGCGGCCCGGGCTTCTGA
- a CDS encoding VOC family protein has translation MLHHLELWVPDLQRAEKSFGWLLGALGYTPHQHWENGRSWRLGAFYLVVEQSPALAAGTHERCRPGMNHVAFPVESRAAVDALVEEAPEHGWQLMFSGRHPFAGGPDHYAAYLENEDGFEAELVAAGV, from the coding sequence GTGCTTCACCATCTCGAACTGTGGGTGCCCGACCTGCAGCGCGCCGAGAAGAGCTTCGGCTGGCTGCTCGGCGCCCTGGGCTACACACCCCACCAGCACTGGGAGAACGGCCGCAGCTGGCGGCTCGGCGCCTTCTACCTCGTCGTCGAGCAGTCGCCCGCGCTCGCGGCCGGCACCCACGAGCGATGCCGGCCGGGCATGAACCACGTCGCCTTCCCCGTGGAGAGCCGGGCTGCCGTCGACGCGCTCGTGGAAGAGGCCCCGGAGCACGGCTGGCAGCTGATGTTCTCCGGCAGGCACCCGTTCGCCGGCGGGCCCGACCACTACGCCGCGTACCTGGAGAACGAGGACGGCTTCGAGGCCGAACTCGTCGCCGCCGGGGTTTGA
- a CDS encoding sigma-70 family RNA polymerase sigma factor, producing MNLDSTAGVVEAARGGDDAAQDQLVAACLPLVYNIVGRALNGHADVDDVVQETMIRMVGGLHALRDPEGFRSWLVAITMNQIRSHWRKELKDRKDAPSGGLQEVGEAAAPEPDFVEWSIIRLGLQGQRRQAAQATRWLDGDDQVVMALWWQEAAGELSRAEVAAALGRSPQYTAVRVQRTKGQLETARVVVRALATDPRCPELTDVIGDWDGAPSPLWRKRIARHARGCAECGGHWSALVPAEGLLAGLGLVPVGAALLARVSGAVPGGPMTACAANTPATTPATAPGSASAGAPEPSGEAAPPGEQAPGTPADLGRLARRAVVAAGVVAVVVGGTLGGPHLFNAAPESARPQTPGAPVQVVPVTAGDPAPAGPDRTDATAVARSDTDGRAPVRASAPAVPPAPAPVATPAAAKSPSRPAAEKQTAPSAPPAGTGAGAGATPRRTPPPAAPGAGPAQEVVRIVNTERAKAGCGPVHFSAELVAVAQRHTGDTASRTPAGQWSAFARRAAVPGHHWSSYGVNAATGQSSASAVVSVWMNDPGHRRTILNCAYTELGVGVSFAYDGPRWMQVFAAR from the coding sequence GTGAACTTGGACAGCACGGCCGGTGTGGTCGAGGCGGCGCGCGGCGGGGACGACGCCGCGCAGGACCAGCTGGTCGCAGCCTGCCTTCCGTTGGTCTACAACATCGTCGGCCGCGCCCTGAACGGGCACGCGGACGTCGACGACGTCGTGCAGGAGACCATGATCCGGATGGTCGGCGGCCTGCACGCCCTGCGGGACCCCGAAGGGTTCCGCTCGTGGCTCGTCGCGATCACCATGAACCAGATACGCAGCCACTGGCGCAAGGAGCTCAAGGACCGCAAGGACGCGCCGTCCGGCGGCCTGCAGGAGGTCGGCGAAGCCGCCGCCCCCGAGCCCGACTTCGTCGAGTGGTCGATCATCCGCCTCGGTCTGCAGGGACAGCGCAGACAGGCCGCGCAGGCCACGCGCTGGCTCGACGGCGACGACCAGGTCGTCATGGCCCTGTGGTGGCAGGAGGCCGCGGGCGAGCTGAGCCGCGCCGAGGTCGCCGCGGCCCTGGGCCGCTCGCCGCAGTACACCGCCGTCCGGGTCCAGCGCACCAAGGGCCAGCTGGAGACCGCCCGCGTCGTCGTCCGCGCGCTCGCCACGGACCCGCGCTGCCCCGAACTCACGGACGTCATCGGCGACTGGGACGGCGCGCCGAGCCCGCTGTGGCGCAAGCGCATCGCCCGGCACGCGCGCGGCTGCGCGGAGTGCGGCGGGCACTGGTCCGCGCTCGTGCCCGCGGAAGGGCTGCTGGCCGGCCTCGGGCTCGTCCCCGTCGGCGCCGCCCTGCTCGCCCGGGTGAGCGGAGCGGTCCCCGGCGGCCCCATGACGGCCTGCGCCGCCAACACTCCCGCCACTACTCCCGCCACCGCTCCCGGCAGCGCCTCCGCCGGGGCCCCGGAGCCGTCTGGGGAGGCGGCACCACCCGGGGAGCAGGCGCCGGGCACCCCCGCCGACTTGGGGCGCCTGGCGCGCCGGGCCGTCGTCGCCGCCGGTGTCGTGGCCGTCGTCGTGGGCGGCACGCTGGGCGGCCCGCACCTCTTCAACGCCGCGCCCGAGAGCGCCCGTCCGCAGACCCCCGGCGCCCCGGTCCAGGTCGTCCCGGTCACCGCCGGCGACCCCGCGCCGGCCGGACCGGACCGCACCGACGCCACGGCCGTCGCCCGCTCCGACACCGACGGCCGCGCCCCCGTGCGCGCCTCCGCCCCCGCCGTACCGCCGGCCCCGGCACCCGTCGCGACCCCCGCCGCGGCCAAGAGCCCCTCCAGGCCCGCCGCCGAGAAGCAGACCGCCCCGAGCGCGCCCCCCGCCGGAACCGGAGCCGGAGCCGGAGCCACGCCCCGGCGGACACCGCCGCCGGCCGCCCCGGGCGCGGGCCCCGCCCAGGAGGTCGTCCGCATCGTCAACACCGAACGCGCCAAGGCCGGATGCGGGCCCGTGCACTTCAGCGCCGAGCTCGTGGCCGTCGCCCAGCGCCACACCGGCGACACCGCCTCGCGCACCCCCGCCGGCCAGTGGTCCGCCTTCGCCCGCCGGGCGGCCGTGCCCGGCCACCACTGGAGCTCGTACGGGGTGAACGCCGCCACCGGGCAGAGCAGCGCCTCCGCCGTCGTGTCCGTGTGGATGAACGACCCCGGGCACCGCCGGACCATCCTCAATTGCGCCTACACGGAGCTGGGCGTCGGCGTCTCCTTCGCCTACGACGGCCCGCGCTGGATGCAGGTCTTCGCGGCGCGCTGA